The following are encoded in a window of Amaranthus tricolor cultivar Red isolate AtriRed21 chromosome 2, ASM2621246v1, whole genome shotgun sequence genomic DNA:
- the LOC130803982 gene encoding uncharacterized protein LOC130803982 isoform X2 — MIVPTGVGAAIGGYAGDGLPVARALASVVDCLISHPNVLNAAMLYWPVPNILYVEGYALDQFAEGLWALEPVHQNRVGLVLDAAIESELRLRHLQVADAARASLGLPVLEYTVTDKALEVEKWIDPKTGQSTGRIKHPDSLLRAVQSLVDRSQVNAIAVIARFPEDDEESNHDYRQGNGVDALAGVEAIISHLVVKEFKIPCAHAPALLPIPLDQSLSPKSAAEEIGYTFLPCVLAGLSNAPQYLVTDSNAIERGCILSNDVDSVIVPIDACAGKGLLSFAQKKCRKPLIIAVEENTTVLCDTPDRLHIETVNVSNYWEAIGVIAAHKAGIDPNSLRKNRINNIPCQSSLRLNGTVVHN; from the exons ATGATAGTTCCAACGGGTGTTGGAGCTGCCATTGGTGGTTACGCTGGGGACGGTTTGCCGGTTGCGCGTGCACTCGCTTCCGTTGTTGATTGCCTTATCTCTCATCCTAAC GTTCTGAATGCTGCTATGCTTTACTGGCCTGTACCGAATATATTGTATGTTGAAGGCTATGCTTTAGACCAATTTGCTGAAGGCTTGTGGGCACTTGAGCCAGTTCACCAAAACAGA GTTGGACTGGTTTTGGATGCTGCCATAGAATCAGAGCTCAGATTACGCCATTTGCAGGTTGCAGATGCTGCAAGAGCTTCCCTTGGATTGCCTGTTTTGGAATACACAGTCACGGACAAGGCTCTTGAG GTGGAAAAGTGGATTGATCCTAAGACTGGGCAATCAACTGGGAGGATCAAGCATCCCGACTCACTGTTGAGAGCTGTACAAAGTTTGGTGGATCGATCACAAGTGAACGCTATTGCGGTTATCGCCCGTTTTCCTGAGGATGATGAAGAGAGCAATCATGATTACCGTCAAGGAAAC GGAGTTGATGCTTTGGCAGGAGTAGAGGCTATTATAAGTCATCTTGTTGTGAAAGAATTCAAAATTCCCTGTGCACATGCTCCAGCTCTGTTACCTATTCCACTAGACCAATCACTTTCTCCCAAGTCGGCTGCTGAAGAG ATTGGATACACATTCTTACCTTGTGTGCTTGCTGGGCTTAGCAATGCACCACAGTATCTGGTCACTGACTCAAATGCGATAGAGAGAGGCTGCATTTTGTCAAATGACGTTGACAGCGTCATTGTTCCCATAGATGCTTGTGCAGGAAAAGGTCTCCTTTCATTTGCTCAAAAGAAATGTCGTAAG CCACTTATAATTGCTGTTGAAGAGAATACGACTGTTCTCTGTGACACTCCAGACAGACTCCATATTGAAACG GTGAATGTTTCAAATTACTGGGAAGCTATAGGAGTTATCGCAGCTCATAAGGCAGGGATAGATCCAAACTCTCTTCGGAAAAACAGAATAAATAACATCCCTTGCCAATCATCCTTACGACTGAATGGTACTGTAGTTCATAATTGA
- the LOC130803982 gene encoding uncharacterized protein LOC130803982 isoform X1 — protein sequence MAVLAQPATTFFSSFTQFPSCYVTLKKSPFLKLPNAFSCSNSYLPSNNKFKRPYTSVMIVPTGVGAAIGGYAGDGLPVARALASVVDCLISHPNVLNAAMLYWPVPNILYVEGYALDQFAEGLWALEPVHQNRVGLVLDAAIESELRLRHLQVADAARASLGLPVLEYTVTDKALEVEKWIDPKTGQSTGRIKHPDSLLRAVQSLVDRSQVNAIAVIARFPEDDEESNHDYRQGNGVDALAGVEAIISHLVVKEFKIPCAHAPALLPIPLDQSLSPKSAAEEIGYTFLPCVLAGLSNAPQYLVTDSNAIERGCILSNDVDSVIVPIDACAGKGLLSFAQKKCRKPLIIAVEENTTVLCDTPDRLHIETVNVSNYWEAIGVIAAHKAGIDPNSLRKNRINNIPCQSSLRLNGTVVHN from the exons ATGGCGGTTCTTGCACAACCTGCTACCACTTTCTTTTCTTCATTCACCCAATTCCCAAGCTGCTATGTCACCCTGAAAAAATCTCCATTTTTGAAGCTTCCAAATGCATTTTCATGCTCCAATTCATACCTCCCGTCCAACAACAAG TTTAAAAGGCCATATACAAGCGTGATGATAGTTCCAACGGGTGTTGGAGCTGCCATTGGTGGTTACGCTGGGGACGGTTTGCCGGTTGCGCGTGCACTCGCTTCCGTTGTTGATTGCCTTATCTCTCATCCTAAC GTTCTGAATGCTGCTATGCTTTACTGGCCTGTACCGAATATATTGTATGTTGAAGGCTATGCTTTAGACCAATTTGCTGAAGGCTTGTGGGCACTTGAGCCAGTTCACCAAAACAGA GTTGGACTGGTTTTGGATGCTGCCATAGAATCAGAGCTCAGATTACGCCATTTGCAGGTTGCAGATGCTGCAAGAGCTTCCCTTGGATTGCCTGTTTTGGAATACACAGTCACGGACAAGGCTCTTGAG GTGGAAAAGTGGATTGATCCTAAGACTGGGCAATCAACTGGGAGGATCAAGCATCCCGACTCACTGTTGAGAGCTGTACAAAGTTTGGTGGATCGATCACAAGTGAACGCTATTGCGGTTATCGCCCGTTTTCCTGAGGATGATGAAGAGAGCAATCATGATTACCGTCAAGGAAAC GGAGTTGATGCTTTGGCAGGAGTAGAGGCTATTATAAGTCATCTTGTTGTGAAAGAATTCAAAATTCCCTGTGCACATGCTCCAGCTCTGTTACCTATTCCACTAGACCAATCACTTTCTCCCAAGTCGGCTGCTGAAGAG ATTGGATACACATTCTTACCTTGTGTGCTTGCTGGGCTTAGCAATGCACCACAGTATCTGGTCACTGACTCAAATGCGATAGAGAGAGGCTGCATTTTGTCAAATGACGTTGACAGCGTCATTGTTCCCATAGATGCTTGTGCAGGAAAAGGTCTCCTTTCATTTGCTCAAAAGAAATGTCGTAAG CCACTTATAATTGCTGTTGAAGAGAATACGACTGTTCTCTGTGACACTCCAGACAGACTCCATATTGAAACG GTGAATGTTTCAAATTACTGGGAAGCTATAGGAGTTATCGCAGCTCATAAGGCAGGGATAGATCCAAACTCTCTTCGGAAAAACAGAATAAATAACATCCCTTGCCAATCATCCTTACGACTGAATGGTACTGTAGTTCATAATTGA